The Centroberyx gerrardi isolate f3 chromosome 8, fCenGer3.hap1.cur.20231027, whole genome shotgun sequence genomic sequence GAACAGCGCAACattagaagagaaaaaaaaaaccctaaccctaaccctggcatgaaaatgtttggcAATCCCTGTCGCACACATGTACtatacagccacacacacttcataccacaccacagacatacacacacatgccaatGCACATATTCAAGTGCAGGTAATGTatactaacacacactgacaatagTAGAAAGTCAGTCTTACCTTTTCAGAGTTGAGTATCTCATAGGATCCCGTACTGAGTTCGGGCCTCTTGTCTCTATCGACCCGAACACCTTCCACTCCTTTGGTGGGCTGGTAGTGTTGCCATGGCACTGAGACACAGGAGAACAGAGATCACTGCTGCTGCATGAAAATCAGGCTACAAACGCCAGAAATTACAATCGGGGTCGCTTTACCAAACACTATGGCAGTTAACCATGCAGTCTATTTTCTAtaaagggctttcaggtgacataacgcACCTTCTGGCAGCCATAGTGGAGGTCTGCAGCTTTTGGGCAGCAATGGCTGATCATTTCTGAACTTTGAATTTGTTCGTCTGAACGGTGTGGAATACAcacggttcatttctgtgccgtttttgactgggaactgatcctTTCATGACTGATAgatctgatcaattttgtgtttagatgatgtcagcttgttagctacaTAGTATCTGCTGGTTAGCTGCATAACCATTACGGTCTTGTTGTGAACACAGCTAAATTTACACAGCGAGTAGCTAGCGTTAGAAGTTGCTAGTAGCTGTGTGTTAACATAGACATCATTTGCTTtgttaaattagcttgctggctagttacctagctaacaaagccaaaaaccaactgtttagctaaaaggtcacaggttcgaccCCTGCATCAACCAACGTGCGTGCATTAACAGCCGTGTGTGTTGTCGAAGCGTTcttgagaaagacactgaacctTGATGTATTCACACTTTCTAAATCACTCTGGGAAAGAGCgtcagctgtaaaaaaaaatatgctattttgctattttacttCGGAAAGAGGTGAGTGTTTCGTCCAAAGGCAGCGGTGTGTGTCGTACCTTCACTGAGTTTACCACAGAAGGGGCAGTAAAACCTCTGGCCACAGTCCTGCCAGCCCATAGCGGGGCACATGGAGGCCCCGCAGTCCCCACAACCACTCACACACTCTGGCTCACTGCGTACCGGCAGGGGCTGCTGGGgggacaaacatacacacacacacaagctataCATGTTAACAATCGTGATTATATCAATGGCAATCAAAAATGTGGTCTCTAACCGGGCAAAATTGTTTTACATCCAGCATCAAGCCAACAGAGAATAAATGTCTTCAGTGACTGAGTGAAACACCAACCTCTCCAGCGGTTTGTGCTGCCAGAGGGGTGACCAGAGCTCCCAGGGGCAGGCGGCTGAGCAGGGCGATCTGGCCTTCACTGGGCACACAGTATGAGGTGGAGCGGATGGCACAGGGACTCGCGTTACCTGGAGTTCAACAGAGACAAAGTCACTGATCACATGTGGAGGTTAGTTTAAAGTACAGCGAAACACAGTATGCTGATGGGTAGGGCTgggtgaaaattaaaaaaaaaattatacataCACCAATACATTGCGATATTATTTTTTCTAATTCAGAATTCattctgtaattttttttttttttgtctttataaaGACTCCACTCCTGCAGGTGGCACTGTAGTGATCGTTTCACTGTGGCTCCAAGAAGTACAGAGGCCCCGCTTGACCAAACTACTTCTGTCAATAGTAATTGCTGGCAGCATTTAGCCAGTGCCAGCTAATCTCAAAGCAACTGTTTTTTAAACCCTGATAATATAACAACTTCCCATATAACTATCTAGACACCACTTGAATGTTCCAACAGCCTGCGGTAAAATCTGATAAAACCGAGCCTGCTTACTAGCAATTTGCAGAGAATTATGCATTTCCAATGCGTTTACATCTTATTACAagttttttttagttatttCACACAGAAGTCTGCATTCCTTACATTCAGTTTGCCTATTTAAGAAGAATGGAATTATTAAAATGAGTTTTGCCTCACTTTGTCCCCTAATCAATATCAACAATGCACATAATCATGTGTCACAATGCTAGAAAGATACACTGTATAGTTTGTATCAAATTGGGACCCATAATATTGATACTGACTCCTTGACAATGCCCAGCCATACCGACAGGGAGCTGGGATAGGtttgaaaaggagaaaatgcaCAATCATGGCGTATGCCTCAGCAACACAGATCTAGACAAAAGTGTATGTGTTCACCTCTATCCTCTATGATACAGGAAGTGGTtgccagaggaggaagagaggaactGGGCTCGGACACAAAGACTTTGCCCTCCCACTCTGCCCTGTCCTCCGCCATCACCTTcacctgagagggagagagagagagagagagagagagagagagagagaaagacagagaagtaGAATATTGTCAATCAACAAGAGTATTGTAAAACTTCAATCAAGGGTGGGTTATGCAGTGGTGTTGCAGTGTCAGAGGATttggaaaaatgaaagaaaagatgataaaaataaGAGTGAAGAGTGAGAATGAGAGTAGGACTTACAGCGCTGGGCAGGAGCTTAGGGTCCAGGCCATAACGAGACTCAGAGTTGGGGGACTAGAGAGAGAAGATATGACGACTCACTAGCGTACAAACACACCTAAACATTTCAAACGTACCATTTTTTTACCAACTTTTTTGGtgtgagattttgtttttctagaCTGTGCTGAGGTGATATCTGGCAGTCAAACAGACATAGTAAAAAAGCATGACTGTTCACAGCCAGAATTATGCCAAAATGttaataattttatattttatgttcaATTCCTCAACCTGcttcgtctacttctacttcagttagtgatttcctacgtttcccacaTAATCCAAGCTACATCGCCAACAGccatttttttaacagtgtttaagtgtttgaGGGTGGATTTGCCCTTTAATGAGTTTTTGGCGCTGTTATTTTCCCCACCGGCGGCAGGATGTTCCCGTCCTGTGATGGCTCTTTGTAAGGATGGGCAGCTGCATCAGGGACAGACTCGTATACGGCTCCTGAGGAAAAGACGGAGAAGTTAGACAAAGGAAGGGGAAGATGGAGGCAAAATCCTAGGTCAGCCTATCACAGAGCTACAATATTGTgatctgaactgctgagcggtCTGTTTTCAGTCAGGTTACACCACTTGTTTGAAAGAATGAGAGGTGTATTCTGATTAGCAGTGTTGGCATACACTGTGGTTGGTGTAGTTAACATGAGATGCTTTGTGTAGTGCATTAGATTGGGTATTGTTTGTGGTTGATAAGGTGCTGTGGTTTCTCTGATAGCCCTGGCTGTCAGCTGTCCCATTGTCCTCTAACTGTTGATAGAAATGATTTCTGAACTACTGAGCAGTAACTGTTCAGCCTAGTTCAGCAGATCCTGTgtattcataaattattttgttcAAGTGTCTTAATCACAGTGAATACACTACTCAGCCTCCCATGCGTTTCTCTGCAACATGACAGTGTGCCATGCAGGTATTACAGGTAACTCTTACCCCTATAGTGCGGTGGAAGTGTCCACTGAGGTTGCTGTTGGATAGGAGAGGTGGGTGAGACGTGGCTAGGTGTGTATCCAGCACCTCCAGCCAGAGGAGGAGACTCCACATTCACACTCCCAAAAGTAGGTTGAGGTTTGCTCTGCGGCCCCTGGTTTACACATTGTCCGACTGATGGTGGGCTAATGGGCAGATCTTGTTGATATGGTGACTGAAGTCCATTCAGTATACCctggtgtgtgtatggaggctgAAAAGGGGGGGGGATTGCTTCATAAGGGCTGTGGGAGGAGCAAAGTGACATGGGTTGGGGTCTGCTAGGCTGCGGCCTTTGACTTGttagaggaagagaagatgGAGGTATATTTTTTCCGTGGCTTGCAACTGGAACCGTGGATGAAATGTGAAGACTTTGGTTAGCatttgaaagaaagagaggtgcGTTCTGATCAGCGGTGTTGGCAACCAGCGTGGCGGCTGATGAATTGTTGCTAACATGAGATGCTTGGTACAGTGCACTGTAATGAGTTTTGTTGGTGGATGATGAGGTGATGTAGTTGCTCTGATAGTCCTGGATGGATGGCTGCAGGTCGACGTAGGAGGGACTCTGGTCAGAAGGCAAGCCCAGGCTGAGATGCTGAAAGCTGGGTAGGGGGCTGCAGGGGGGTCCTTGAGTTGAAGCGGTGGACCAGCCGTTCTGGCCCGCCCACGGCTGACAGGGTGTttgactctgattggctgcaggggCGTCCATCTTCCTCCATAACCAGCACTGATAGGGTCTTTTTCTCCTTGGAGGCGTGTCCTAGAGTGgcaacacaaatatgcacatcaGGGTCATGAAATGATtctcaacttttctttttttctttcttatttcaaAATGAACCTGTTTATTGCAGGTGTGCTAACACTATTGCCAGCCTTAAAAAAAGAGCCTGATTATCTCCTGCTTTAGATACTATTAATAATACCTTTGAAAAGTTCTCTGATCCTGTGACTTTACCAGCTGTCTCAGTGGCCTAAATCCTTAATAGTGGGCTACCTAGCTTGATAGAGAGACTTTTAATTTCTGTTGATACCAAGCGACCTGACCTAGGCCTCAATGCATCATCAGAAGAACGTAAACTGATATCAATTGTCGTAAAATTACTGTCgtgcttattttttattttacttattttattttgcacGGCTGATTTTATTTCATCAACCCACAAAACAGCATCACTTGCGACTGACAGCTCCCGTCAAGGTCTGAAGCCCTGTGTCGGTCCTGAGACGGTTGTGGGACTCACAAGGACAGCAGATCAATAGGTTAAAATACGTTCATCACATTTATAGTAAAATATTGAACACATTACCTTTGGACATCACTGGAAGCAGCGGGCTTTGCTCAGTATCGCACTTGTTCTTATCTTATCTCGTCCCCATTTCCCCTTCTTCGGTGAGACTGTCCATGAAAGATTTCActgctgatgaggtgaatcattTATTATTCGGCTTTGCGTCAGGTGACAACAAACATCCATGATAATAAAGTAGCACATCTTTAGCTTCACGCTGTTACAAAATACACCGTCTTCCTACTATGCGTATACTAGTGTTAAGTCAGCCAGAATAACCAAACAGTATGACTTCCGAGTTTGGCTTTCAAAGTAAAACTCTGAAAGGGAGAATAGAACAATTAAAATggtctttcaaaataaaagccttattgaCGAACGCGTTGCAACGTTTTTTGAGTAATACAGTAGGTCTCCgaacatgaaagtaaaacaaatatgtaGCGAGGATTCTGCActaaattaaaatgcaattgctttatttatttttgttttacaaaggtCCTTTTGTACAGTAGTGGGTTTCCTGTCTTTTTAGCCAAGAATCCTTGATATGAATCCCTAGTATTTTAACCATGCATAAGTAACTAGCATCAATCTGATgtaaattatattaaaattTAGTCTATTAAGAGACAAAAGCATAATTGATTTTTGACTTTATTGGTGTTTGGTTGTTGTTACACAGTGAAAGACTGAATCATAAAACATATCAGATCACAGTTCCACAGGATAAACCAACAGACCACAAAACTGAAATACTTCACCAGAAGATCCAGGAATATGACACTAAAACTGATGACTgatgatgaaagaaagaaaaaaatcacaaatatgAAACCAAGCAAATTATAGTGTACAGTTGATATATTAATTGTAAACCAAGATGTTGCTGACTGGGCTAATTAGCAATAATCTAACAAATATCAGTCTCTCTCCTGATGATTTAATGATGTTTCATCATTTAGGAGTATCATCATCATTTAACCTTTATCTCACCATGTAGTCCCATTGAGAATCAAAATCTATTTTTCAAGGAAAATCttgccaagaaagcagcatgaTGACAATCATTACAATGATTTCTAAGAAAAGTAAGAAAAGAACATGAAAGCCATTTTACCTAATTACCTGCATTACTGTAATATATTGGATGGATTTGGTCATGTCAGGTTCTTCCATCACAGCTATATAAAACCTTGCAACAAAATTGCATTatctttgcacattttctttattcattgaatcattaatcattaatctttggaaatgaattcttcattttaagATAGTAATGTTTCCCAGTTTACCCTACCTCTGAATAGATGAGAtgtgtcaccctgccttaaagagctacTAACACTAAAGAAAATTAATTAGTTTGGGTTTACATGCAGAGTTCTAGTGTCCCAtcgtggtctaaatgctgtttcagagacttttctaccctgacaagaataacattttggGGGAATCACTGAGTCCttaattttttaaatgaaaatggacAATTTAAAGATGTTCAATATTGGcataaaatattggctatcggcgacttcaatctaaaaatattagTATTGGCTTTCCAAAACCTGTATCGGTCAAACCCAACATCAACCCATGATATTTTAGACATGGACAGGTAAAATCTCAAATGAGAAAACCCACagtttacacatacacatacacatgcgcaccacacacacacaccatgcacacacacacacacacacacacacagagaaatacacacCTAACTAACATCCCTTAATATCACAGAGAAACCTCAGCTTGACAGACTTTGATATCAATGGTCTCTGCATCACCAGCCTTTCCAATAGAGAAATatgggtagagtttctcagtgaaaGTGTCTCTGTGAGTGTAGATGTGAGTCTTGTCCTCAGAGTCGTAGAAGGACAGCTCCCCCCTGTCATAGTCCAGCTGGACTCTGATCCTCTGGAGACTCTTCTTCACTGTGAGAGTCTCACCAGGCCCAGTATTGTATTTTCCACTGCGATGCAGTAAACACCAGATTCCATATTCTGGTGAGGCACATAACTTCCCCTTCCTGTCAACTGACTCTTTTGCCAAACCCACATTCCAGTCAGGATGatctcccacctccacctcccagctGTGTTTCCCTGAGCTGAAGCCCTCAGAGCCCAGAACATGGTTATAGTAAGTGTTTCTCTCTGGGTTGTCAGGGAGCTGCTTTGTCCCTCCATTTCTCACACTGGTCAGGccatcagacagagagagacgggggcgTGCAGTGTTTGGATCCAGAATGACAGGACTGAACTTGACCTTCCCCTTCATCTTCTCCCAGACTCTGAAGGacaggttgcccaggtgtttggccacATCTATCAGCGCTCCTGAGACCAGTTGTGGATCTGACAGTGAGCACTGGGCTCTGGCGCTGGTCTGAGTGGGTTTATAACTGGTGAGGAATGGCACATTGTGTTTCTGCAGGTCTTTTTCAACAGCAGAGAtactgtctgagagagaggagatcttCTCCTGAATGATCTTCATCTCTCTGGCGATAGTCTTCcgcttctgctcctcttccttcttcagGGCCGCCAgtctggcctcctcttcctctttcaggaACTGGTGGAGCTTGTTGAACTCTGCTCTGATCTGCTTCTCTGTGGCCAACACCTGTTTCTTGGAGTGTTGAACCACTTCGTTGTATGTCTCCTCAACCTCTTTGTATTTGTTCCTCTTGTCCAGTAGAGACTTTAAGTCAGATTTCAGCTGCTGCTTCAGGTCACTGACTGCTTCTTCTATAGGAACCACCTTGTGACCATGCTGGTAGGGGAACTCACAGACATGACACAcagctctctgttcctccttACAGAACCATTTAGGCACTTCTGGATGTTTACTACACACCAcctccactttctcctctcctttatccATCTCAGATGACCCAGCTTTCTGTCTCCCAGCATAGGAGTCAGCTAGTTCCTTCAGTGTAAAGTTCACAAGTAGATGATCCTTTGAGGATTTTCTTTTACAAATGGGACAGTTTTTGTCTTTAGTTTGTTCCCAGAATTGTTTCAGGCAGCTGGAacagaagctgtggctgcaGCCCAGAGACACAGGATCTCTGAAAGTCTCTGAACACACATGGCAACTCAGGAAACTTTCAAAAAGAGCAATTTTCTCAGCCATTTGCTTTGATATCTGAATTATCTTTTTCAATATCAAGACTCACCAAATCACATTCACTTCAACTTGCTGCTTACAATCCTCcaaaagtgtgtttttcagtAGAGATCTCACACCCTGTAATGGCGTCTCCGCTCTGTTCAACAATGTCAAAATCtactttcagtttcatttaccTCTGTCATGAGTTAACTGTTACAGTAATGGTGGGAAATGCTGCCATCTGACTTTATTACCAGCAGGTGGTGTTGTTAGCATGATACCTTTCAGAGTAAATAACATTAAACATGTTATTGTGTACCTTGTTTATGTATATTAACTGTTTGACTGCTAAGGCTCATTCctacaaagacaaaaaataaataaaaggaagaaagatcCTATTTTTGATGATACCTCAGGAAAACAACTGCACCATAACAGTAACAAGGACAAGATTCATGTAAGGAAAgtgttgttgaattatttactttactaactttacatttcaaGTGTTTGGAACTGTTGTCAAAGTACAATTTCATGAAATATCAGTACCTTGGCCAAAGACAGTGAAAACagacagtgtttaagtgtttgaGGGTGGATTTGCCCTTTAATGAGTTTTTGGTGCTGTTATTTTCCCCACCGGCGGCAGGATGTTCCCGTCCTGTGATGGCTCTTTGTAAGGATGGGCAGCTGCATCAGGGACAGACTCGTATACGGCTCCTGAGGAAAAGACGGAGAAGTTAGACAAAGGAAGGGGAAGATGGAGGCAAAATCCTAGGTCAGCCTATCACAGAGCTACAATATTGTgatctgaactgctgagcggtCGGTTTTCAGTCAGGTTACACCACTTGTTTGAAAGAATGACAGGTGTATTCTGATTAGCAGTGTTGGCATACACTGTGGTTGGTGTAGTTAACATGAGATGCTTTGTGTAGTGCATTAGATTGGGTATTGTTTGTGGATGATAAGGTGCTGTGGGTTCTCTGATAGCCCTGGTTGTCAGCTGTCCCATTGTCCTCTAACTGTTGATAGAAATGATTTCTGAACTACTGAGCAGTAACTGTTCAGCCTAGTTCAGCAGATCCTGTGTATTCATAAGTGATTTTGTTCATGTGTCTCAATCACAGAGAATACACTACTCAGCCTCCCATGCGTGCCTCTGCAACATGACAGTGTGCCATGCAGGTATTACAGGTAACTCTTACCCCTATAGTGCGGTGGAAGTGTCCACTGAGGTTGCTGTTGGATAGGAGAGGTGGGTGAGACGTGGCTAGGTGTGTATCCAGCACCTCCAGCCAGAGGAGGAGACTCCACATTCACACTCCCAAAAGTAGGTTGAGGTTTGCTCTGTGGCCCCTGGTTTACACATTGTCCGACTGATGGTGGGCTAATGGGCAGATCTTGTTGATATGGTGACTGAAGTCCATTCAGTATACCctggtgtgtgtatggaggctgAAAAGGGGGGGGGATTGCTTCATAAGGGCTGTGGGAGGAGCAAAGTGACATGGGTTGGGGTCTGCTAGGCTGCGGTCTTTGACTTGttagaggaagagaagatgGAGGTATATTTTTCCCGTGGCTTGCAACTGGAACCGTGGATGAAATGTGAAGACTTTGGTTAGCatttgaaagaaagagaggtgcGTTCTGATCAGCGGTGTTGGCAACCAGCGTGGCGGCTGATGAATTGTTGCTAACATGAGATGCTTGG encodes the following:
- the LOC144539640 gene encoding uncharacterized protein LOC144539640; the encoded protein is MDAPAANQSQTPCQPWAGQNGWSTASTQGPPCSPLPSFQHLSLGLPSDQSPSYVDLQPSIQDYQSNYITSSSTNKTHYSALYQASHVSNNSSAATLVANTADQNAPLFLSNANQSLHISSTVPVASHGKNIPPSSLPLTSQRPQPSRPQPMSLCSSHSPYEAIPPPFQPPYTHQGILNGLQSPYQQDLPISPPSVGQCVNQGPQSKPQPTFGSVNVESPPLAGGAGYTPSHVSPTSPIQQQPQWTLPPHYRGAVYESVPDAAAHPYKEPSQDGNILPPVGKITAPKTH
- the LOC139922194 gene encoding E3 ubiquitin-protein ligase TRIM35-like, translated to MAEKIALFESFLSCHVCSETFRDPVSLGCSHSFCSSCLKQFWEQTKDKNCPICKRKSSKDHLLVNFTLKELADSYAGRQKAGSSEMDKGEEKHGHKVVPIEEAVSDLKQQLKSDLKSLLDKRNKYKEVEETYNEVVQHSKKQVLATEKQIRAEFNKLHQFLKEEEEARLAALKKEEEQKRKTIAREMKIIQEKISSLSDSISAVEKDLQKHNVPFLTSYKPTQTSARAQCSLSDPQLVSGALIDVAKHLGNLSFRVWEKMKGKVKFSPVILDPNTARPRLSLSDGLTSVRNGGTKQLPDNPERNTYYNHVLGSEGFSSGKHSWEVEVGDHPDWNVGLAKESVDRKGKLCASPEYGIWCLLHRSGKYNTGPGETLTVKKSLQRIRVQLDYDRGELSFYDSEDKTHIYTHRDTFTEKLYPYFSIGKAGDAETIDIKVCQAEVSL